The proteins below are encoded in one region of Candidatus Moraniibacteriota bacterium:
- a CDS encoding transcriptional regulator has protein sequence MQKTDACSPVEPIIRLAHRFESIVDKYVFQPMKLSPIGLKILTLLKENDGEMTVSELIKETETTKSNMSQRLSFLEKEAYIRRKKAKKNIDKRTVLIVLTPSGKKRLADLGQRLEKAHISFEKKLTKKELGEHRAFFKKLEHILDTGEQELQEIFHSF, from the coding sequence ATGCAAAAAACAGATGCGTGCTCCCCAGTAGAACCTATCATTCGTCTCGCTCATCGATTCGAATCTATCGTCGATAAATATGTTTTTCAGCCGATGAAACTCTCCCCTATCGGGCTCAAGATTCTCACTCTTCTCAAAGAAAATGACGGGGAAATGACTGTGAGCGAATTAATAAAAGAAACAGAAACAACAAAATCAAATATGAGTCAACGGCTCAGTTTTCTCGAAAAAGAAGCGTATATACGCAGAAAAAAAGCGAAAAAAAACATTGACAAACGAACAGTTCTCATCGTTCTAACACCATCAGGAAAGAAGCGTCTCGCTGATCTCGGACAAAGACTCGAGAAAGCACATATTTCCTTCGAGAAGAAACTCACCAAAAAAGAACTCGGCGAGCATCGTGCCTTTTTCAAGAAGTTAGAACACATACTCGATACTGGAGAACAAGAATTGCAAGAAATATTTCATTCATTCTAA